One part of the Aspergillus luchuensis IFO 4308 DNA, chromosome 5, nearly complete sequence genome encodes these proteins:
- a CDS encoding uncharacterized protein (COG:S;~EggNog:ENOG410PVRV;~InterPro:IPR009210), translated as MSLPTPDRLSQAIRFLHSLDLEAMLRETQSSSPQTLPSEPTAPVSPFLISLESLHAIPRAKAATVLHAAPVDPTNRLYPFCVKLRDRFLEEGFLVGDKPAEKPAEMAVDIGGGEEQQRQVDLAAGDSAEMAPAPVGSKSKVRPLLLHATIVNTIYAKGKGGGHGGRGGRGGRGGDGRGDKRKRQYTFDAREILARYRDYTPPGESVESTGTAPSLGSIENEGSGSGSGSEGESSLPKGKGTPFVWARDFPIESVCICEMGAKKLVPDLNGKDEGMNARLGEKYRVVAEKSLLFGS; from the coding sequence ATGAGCCTCCCCACCCCAGACCGTCTCTCCCAAGCAATCCGCTTCCTGCACTCCCTCGACCTAGAAGCCATGCTTCGCGAGACccaatcctcctcaccacaaACACTACCATCAGAACCGACCGCACCAGTCTCTCCATTTCTCATATCCCTCGAATCCCTACACGCCATTCCCCGCGCAAAAGCAGCAACAGTTCTGCATGCCGCGCCCGTGGATCCCACGAACCGTCTGTATCCGTTTTGTGTGAAGTTGAGGGATAGGTTTCTCGAGGAGGGGTTTTTGGTGGGGGATAAGCCCGCGGAGAAGCCCgcggagatggcggtggatataggtggtggtgaggagcagcagaggcAGGTGGATTTGGCTGCTGGGGATAGTGCAGAGATGGCGCCTGCGCCTGTCGGGTCTAAGTCCAAGGTACGGCCGTTGTTGCTGCATGCTACGATCGTGAATACTATTTACGCAAAGGGGAAAGGTGGTGGCCatggtgggagaggaggtagaggaggtagaggtggtgatggcagGGGTGataagaggaagaggcagtATACGTTTGATGCGAGGGAGATTCTTGCTAGGTATCGCGATTATACGCCTCCTGGGGAGAGTGTGGAGAGTACTGGGACTGCTCCTAGTCTGGGGTCCATTGAGAATGAGGGCTCTGGGTCAGGGTCAGGCTCAGAGGGTGAGAGTAGCCTTCCTAAAGGGAAAGGCACGCCCTTCGTTTGGGCGAGGGATTTCCCTATCGAGTCGGTATGTATCTGCGAGATGGGCGCGAAGAAACTCGTGCCTGATCTGAATGGTAAGGATGAGGGCATGAATGCGCGACTAGGGGAGAAGTATCGCGTCGTAGCGGAGAAGAGTCTGCTGTTCGGTTCGTGA
- the SEC6 gene encoding SNARE-binding exocyst subunit SEC6 (BUSCO:EOG09260K5F;~COG:U;~EggNog:ENOG410PGB5;~InterPro:IPR010326,IPR042532;~PFAM:PF06046;~go_component: GO:0000145 - exocyst [Evidence IEA];~go_process: GO:0006887 - exocytosis [Evidence IEA]) has product MARDDNGTVAMPRLEDILRHPEDLDKIMGLKAEYSRKKAAVDSQLREGLRDQLETVQRSINALTEGQRQVSKTKDELQGIDKLCAESQTSVEDFSQIDKLAKVQRNFEATLAMKKGLEEFSENLAAVEDLLREDDEDLENQPNLLRAHMQISKLRDFRDEAMDQIRKAQDPSSEETLADYFQGLDGVVDWFDDHLGTACMNLIPLVQSDNPGMVVRLAVVVMNEEKNDQTVRALQEAQKDHQDLADRFKSMNVGPKTVRGYKEKFLQAIEFYAQNQFEATKEDFLAEPDNLDKNFRWFFNDLYTVQQGMQPLMPKKWKIYKTYTEIYHRMMHDFFIGLINDPELPADNLLAIIHWTEKYYKKMNKLGWKQADLKPNILDDREPELIRQWQNIIIRAVEDWTNRITETDRKGLVERIPDSLDTNPEGCFRTKTLPDMWRMLHEQIMASGASSRTDVVEGIIDAMFRVLKARQVAWQTLIDEECAKYKAPGGDLLDGLQLLQDWLVAVANDQIACIDDNEETGQLGYLSRFKRDFETIVDPKYMASRAIPELDALRDGYVDLSTHCLTQFVELIFAVDFRTTIPDFFTQKWYGDFAVKRITSTFEDYMADYSPVLHPSLTDILVEELSDELLVKYLSSVRNKGVKFRHNTDPYTDKFKDDVLTVFAFFQNYPDSFAGTIKMKWRLVDWLVRLLESEKGPALVAVYENFKTEYWDLQLSWVEAVLRTRDDFERSMISAVKAKAAELSVERGMETLMSKVR; this is encoded by the coding sequence ATGGCGCGAGACGACAACGGAACGGTGGCCATGCCCCGTCTAGAAGACATCCTCCGCCATCCCGAAGACCTCGACAAGATCATGGGTCTGAAAGCCGAATACTCGCGCAAGAAAGCGGCTGTTGATTCTCAGCTACGGGAAGGTCTGCGCGACCAACTGGAGACCGTGCAGCGCAGCATCAACGCCCTCACGGAAGGACAGCGACAGGTGTCCAAGACGAAAGACGAGCTACAAGGAATCGACAAGCTATGCGCGGAGTCGCAAACGAGCGTGGAGGACTTCTCGCAAATTGACAAGCTGGCCAAGGTGCAAAGGAACTTCGAGGCCACGttggcgatgaagaaggggcTGGAGGAGTTCAGTGAGAACCTGGCGGCGGTTGAGGATCTTCTGcgcgaggatgatgaggatttGGAGAATCAGCCCAATTTGCTAAGGGCTCATATGCAGATTTCGAAGCTGCGCGATTTCAGAGACGAGGCGATGGATCAGATACGCAAGGCGCAGGATCCGAGTAGTGAGGAGACTCTGGCGGATTACTTCCAGGgattggatggggtggtCGATTGGTTTGATGATCACCTTGGTACGGCGTGCATGAATTTGATCCCGCTGGTGCAGTCGGATAACCCTGGGATGGTGGTCCGGCTGGCGGTTGTGGTCAtgaacgaggagaagaacgaTCAGACGGTGCGGGCGTTACAGGAGGCGCAGAAGGATCACCAGGACCTCGCAGATCGCTTCAAATCAATGAACGTAGGACCGAAGACGGTTCGAGGATACAAGGAGAAGTTCCTGCAAGCTATCGAGTTCTACGCGCAGAACCAGTTCGAAGCCACCAAGGAGGACTTCCTGGCCGAGCCGGACAACCTCGACAAGAACTTCCGCTGGTTCTTCAATGACCTCTACACCGTGCAGCAAGGTATGCAGCCGCTGATGccgaagaaatggaagatcTACAAGACCTACACGGAGATCTACCACCGGATGATGCacgacttcttcatcgggCTGATCAACGACCCCGAACTACCCGCCGACaacctcctcgccatcatccactgGACGGAGAAATACTACAAGAAGATGAACAAGCTCGGCTGGAAACAAGCCGACCTCAAGCCCAACATCCTGGACGACCGCGAACCCGAACTCATCCGCCAATGgcaaaacatcatcatccgcgCCGTGGAAGACTGGACCAACCGCATCACCGAAACCGACCGCAAGGGACTCGTCGAACGCATCCCAGACTCCCTCGACACCAACCCAGAAGGCTGCTTCCGCACCAAAACCCTCCCAGACATGTGGCGCATGCTACACGAACAGATCATGGCCTCCGGCGCCTCCTCCCGCACCGACGTCGTCGAGGGCATTATCGACGCCATGTTCCGCGTCCTTAAAGCCCGCCAAGTGGCCTGGCAAACCCTCATCGACGAAGAATGCGCCAAATACAAAGCCCCCGGCGGCGACCTCCTCGAcggcctccaactcctccaggACTGGCTCGTCGCCGTCGCCAACGACCAGATCGCCTGCATCGACGACAACGAAGAAACCGGCCAACTGGGCTACCTCAGCCGCTTCAAACGCGACTTCGAAACCATCGTCGACCCCAAGTACATGGCCTCCCGAGCCATCCCCGAACTCGACGCCCTGCGCGACGGCTACGTCGATCTCAGCACCCACTGCCTCACCCAGTTCGTCGAACTCATCTTCGCCGTCGACTTCCGCACCACTATCCCCGACTTTTTCACCCAGAAATGGTACGGCGATTTCGCTGTCAAGCGCATCACTTCGACCTTCGAAGACTACATGGCTGATTACTCCCCCGTCCTGCACCCCTCTCTTACGGATATCCTGGTCGAGGAACTCTCCGACGAGCTCCTCGTCAAGTATCTCTCGTCTGTGCGCAACAAGGGCGTCAAGTTCCGCCATAATACCGATCCGTACACGGATAAGTTCAAGGATGATGTCCTTACGGTGTTTGCTTTCTTCCAGAATTATCCGGATTCGTTTGCCGGTACGATTAAGATGAAGTGGCGGTTGGTGGATTGGTTGGTCAGATTGTTGGAGTCGGAGAAGGGCCCTGCTCTCGTCGCTGTCTATGAGAACTTCAAGACCGAGTATTGGGATTTGCAGCTCTCGTGGGTTGAGGCTGTGCTGAGGACGAGGGATGATTTCGAGCGCAGTATGATTAGTGCTGTTAAGGCCAAGGCGGCCGAGTTGTCTGTggagagggggatggagacgTTGATGAGTAAGGTCAGGtag
- the MRPL33 gene encoding mitochondrial 54S ribosomal protein uL30m (COG:J;~EggNog:ENOG410PST3;~InterPro:IPR036919,IPR016082,IPR005996;~PFAM:PF00327;~antiSMASH:Cluster_5.19;~go_component: GO:0015934 - large ribosomal subunit [Evidence IEA];~go_function: GO:0003735 - structural constituent of ribosome [Evidence IEA];~go_process: GO:0006412 - translation [Evidence IEA]) — translation MSSYFRVTLMRSAIGLPRRTNDVLKALGLKKRMATVFHPVSPSVAGQIMKVKELVQVQEVDRRLTKQEVHLERKPDPGYYVEKTSGVEFEENRLA, via the coding sequence ATGAGCAGCTACTTCCGTGTCACGCTCATGCGCTCAGCAATCGGTCTCCCACGCCGCACCAACGACGTCCTAAAAGCCCTCGGCCTGAAGAAGCGCATGGCTACCGTCTTCCACCCCGTGTCGCCGTCCGTGGCGGGTCAAATCATGAAAGTCAAGGAATtggtgcaggtgcaggaaGTCGACCGCCGACTCACGAAGCAAGAGGTGCATCTCGAGCGCAAGCCCGATCCGGGATACTATGTTGAGAAGACCTCGGGGGTGGAGTTTGAGGAGAATAGATTGGCTTGA
- a CDS encoding sphinganine-1-phosphate aldolase DPL1 (COG:E;~EggNog:ENOG410PIG6;~InterPro:IPR015424,IPR002129,IPR015421,IPR015422;~PFAM:PF00282;~SMCOG1180:Decarboxylase, pyridoxal-dependent;~TransMembrane:2 (o25-43i64-82o);~antiSMASH:Cluster_5.19;~go_function: GO:0003824 - catalytic activity [Evidence IEA];~go_function: GO:0016831 - carboxy-lyase activity [Evidence IEA];~go_function: GO:0030170 - pyridoxal phosphate binding [Evidence IEA];~go_process: GO:0019752 - carboxylic acid metabolic process [Evidence IEA]) → MASSLLPVALQNKLLGYSRAPSTQLAAAHLDFLRNIVFVLFILRYVRKTFYSLRGYGIFGSIRNAYAAVRLFFYSVFLRFPGVRGQVDKQVSTAIENLESKLVASGPGVNRYLNLPKEGWTAEQVRAELDKLANMEHTRWEDGRVSGAVYHGGQDLLKLQAEAFGQFGVANPIHPDVFPGVRKMEAEVVAMVLALFNAPSDGAGVTTSGGTESIIMACLGARQKAFLERGVKEPEMIIPDTAHAAFIKACNYFKIKLHRVPCPAPEYKVDIPSVRRLINSNTVLIVGSAPNFPHGIVDDIPALSRLATSYKIPLHVDCCLGSFVVAFLKKAGFASPYEEEGGFDFRLPGVTSISVDTHKYGFAPKGNSVLLYRNKAYRSYQYFIYPDWSGGVYASPSVAGSRPGALIAGCWASLMSVGESGYIKSCLDIMGAAKKFESSIKEHPVLSKSLDIVGKPMVSVVAFYSKNDAVDIYDIADSLSAKGWHLNALQSPPAIHVAFTVPTAAAVDALTTDLVVAVEAELAKAEERKQQGKAYVVKRGDTAALYGVAGSMPDKSIVSRLAEGFLDTLYKA, encoded by the exons ATGGCATCTTCTTTACTTCCTGTCGCCCTGCAGAATAAATTGCTGGGCTACAGCAGGGCCCCCAGCACCCAACTGGCGGCGGCACATCTGGACTT TCTTCGAAATATCGTTTTTGTCCTCTTTATCCTTCGCTACGTTCGCAAGACATTCTATTCATTGCGCGGTTATGGCATCTTCGGCAGCATCCGTAATGCCTACGCCGCCGTCcgtcttttcttctattccGTCTTTCTGCGATTCCCCGGCGTCCGCGGCCAGGTTGATAAGCAGGTGTCCACCGCTATTGAGAATCTCGAATCGAAACTCGTCGCGTCTGGGCCTGGTGTTAATCGGTATCTGAATCTTCCTAAGGAAGGATGGACCGCGGAACAGGTTCGCGCTGAGCTCGACAAGCTGGCGAATATGGAACATACACGCTGGGAAGATGGCCGTGTCAGTGGTGCTGTCTATCACGGTGGCCAGGACCTGTTGAAGCTGCAGGCAGAAGCGTTCGGACAGTTTGGTGTTGcaaaccccatccatcctgatGTGTTCCCTGGTGTTCGGAAGATGGAAGCCGAAGTCGTAGCTATG GTTCTGGCGTTGTTCAATGCCCCTTCCGATGGCGCGGGTGTCACCACAAGTGGCGGTACGGAGTCGATCATCATGGCATGCTTGGGTGCGCGCCAGAAGGCTTTCCTCGAGCGTGGCGTAAAGGAACCGGAAAT GATCATTCCCGATACTGCTCATGCTGCCTTCATCAAAGCCTGCAACTACTTCAAGATCAAGCTCCATCGTGTTCCCTGCCCGGCTCCCGAGTACAAGGTGGACATTCCTTCCGTGCGTCGCCTGATTAACTCGAACACTGTCTTGATTGTTGGCTCGGCACCCAACTTCCCTCATGGAATTGTTGATGACATCCCAGCTCTGTCTCGTCTAGCGACGTCTTACAAGATCCCTCTGCATGTTGACTGCTGCCTTGGTTCCTTTGTTGTTGCCTTTTTGAAGAAGGCAGGCTTTGCGTCACCctatgaagaggaaggtggcTTTGATTTCCGCCTTCCCGGAGTAACTAGCATCAGTGTGGACACACACAAGTATGGATTTGCACCCAAGGGTAACTCGGTGCTCTTGTATCGCAACAAGGCCTACCGCAGCTACCAATACTTCATCTACCCAGACTGGTCCGGTGGTGTTTATGCATCCCCATCTGTGGCGGGTTCTCGTCCTGGTGCCCTGATTGCCGGATGTTGGGCCAGTTTGATGAGTGTTGGCGAGTCTGGCTACATCAAGAGCTGCTTGGACATCATGGGCGCCGCCAAGAAGTTCGAATCCTCCATCAAAGAGCACCCAGTTCTGTCGAAGAGCTTGGACATCGTTGGAAAGCCCATGGTCAGCGTTGTTGCGTTCTACAGCAAGAATGATGCCGTTGATATTTACGATATTGCGGACAGCCTTTCTGCCAAGGGCTGGCATCTCAATGCGCTTCAATCGCCCCCGGCGATCCATGTCGCGTTCACCGTCCCCACAGCCGCTGCTGTGGATGCACTTACCACCGACCTGGTCGTGGCTGTGGAGGCGGAGTTGGCCAAGGCGGAAGAGAGGAAGCAGCAAGGCAAGGCATACGTTGTTAAGCGTGGAGACACTGCAGCTCTGTACGGTGTGGCCGGCAGCATGCCGGACAAGAGTATTGTCAGCCGCCTGGCCGAGGGCTTCCTGGATACCCTGTACAAAGCTTAG
- the hcsA gene encoding homocitrate synthase (COG:E;~EggNog:ENOG410PIJD;~InterPro:IPR002034,IPR011872,IPR000891,IPR013785;~PFAM:PF00682;~SMCOG1271:2-isopropylmalate synthase;~antiSMASH:Cluster_5.19;~go_function: GO:0003824 - catalytic activity [Evidence IEA];~go_function: GO:0004410 - homocitrate synthase activity [Evidence IEA];~go_function: GO:0046912 - transferase activity, transferring acyl groups, acyl groups converted into alkyl on transfer [Evidence IEA];~go_process: GO:0019752 - carboxylic acid metabolic process [Evidence IEA];~go_process: GO:0019878 - lysine biosynthetic process via aminoadipic acid [Evidence IEA]), whose product MCPGADHEPNGQANAANGRNGEHPGFTAVETRQNPHPSVSRNPYGHNVGVTDFLSNVSRFQIIESTLREGEQFANAFFDTEKKIEIAKALDEFGVDYIELTSPCASEQSRKDCEAICKLGLKAKILTHIRCHMDDARIAVETGVDGVDVVIGTSSYLREHSHGKDMTYIKNTAIEVIEFVKSKGIEIRFSSEDSFRSDLVDLLSIYSAVDKVGVNRVGIADTVGCASPRQVYELVRVLRGVVSCDIETHFHNDTGCAIANAYCALEAGATHIDTSVLGIGERNGITPLGGLMARMMVADPEYVKGKYRLEKLKDIEDLVAEAVEVNIPFNNYITGFCAFTHKAGIHAKAILNNPSTYEIINPADFGMSRYVHFASRLTGWNAIKSRAQQLKIEMTDDQYKECTAKIKALADIRPIAVDDADSIIRAYYRNLKLGENKPLLDLTADEQAQFAAKEKELAAQASA is encoded by the exons ATGTGCCCCGGTGCAGACCACGAGCCCAATGGGCAGGCCAACGCTGCCAATGGCCGCAATG GTGAACACCCCGGCTTCACTGCCGTCGAGACTCGCCAGAACCCCCACCCCTCCGTCTCTCGGAACCCCTATGGCCACAACGTCGGTGTCACCGACTTCCTGAGCAACGTCTCTCGCTTCCAGATCATCGAGAGTACCCTGCGTGAGGGTGAGCAGTTCGCCAACGCTTTCTTCGACActgagaagaagattgaAATCGCCAAGGCCCTCGATGAATTCGGTGTTGACTAC ATTGAGCTCACCAGCCCTTGCGCTTCCGAGCAGTCGAGAAAGGACTGTGAGGCCATTTGCAAGCTTGGCCTCAAGGCTAAG ATCCTGACCCACATCCGTTGCCACATGGACGATGCTCGCATTGCCGTCGAGACCGGTGTCGATGGAGT TGATGTTGTTATTGGAACCTCCTCTTACCTCCGTGAGCACTCCCACGGCAAGGACATGACCTACATCAAGAACACCGCCATCGAAGTCATCGAATTCGTCAAGTCCAAGGGTATTGAGATCCGTTTCTCCAGTGAGGACTCTTTCCGCTCTGATCTCGTCGATCTCCTGTCCATCTACTCGGCCGTCGACAAGGTCGGTGTTAACCGTGTCGGTATCGCCGATACCGTCGGCTGCGCTTCCCCCCGTCAGGTCTACGAGCTAGTCCGTGTCCTGAGAGGTGTTGTCAGCTGTGACATCGAGACCCACTTCCACAACGACACTGGTTGTGCTATTGCCAACGCTTACTGTGCCCTGGAGGCTGGTGCCACTCACATCGATACCTCCGTCCTTGGTATCGGTGAGCGTAACGGTATCACTCCCCTCGGTGGTCTCATGGCCCGCATGATGGTTGCCGACCCCGAGTACGTCAAGGGCAAGTACAggctggagaagctcaaggataTCGAGGACCTTGTTGCCGAGGCCGTTGAGGTCAACATCCCCTTCAACAACTACATCACCGGTTTCTGCGCTTTCACCCACAAGGCCGGTATCCACGCCAAGGccatcctcaacaaccccagcacCTACGAGATCATCAACCCCGCCGACTTCGGCATGTCTCGTTATGTCCACTTCGCTTCTCGTCTGACCGGCTGGAACGCCATCAAGTCGCGTGCCCAGCAGCTCAAGATCGAGATGACCGATGACCAGTACAAGGAGTGCAcggccaagatcaaggcTCTGGCCGATATCCGCCCCATTGCTGTCGATGATGCCGACAGTATCATCCGTGCCTACTACCGCAACCTCAAGCTGGGCGAGAACAAGCCCCTCCTGGACCTCACGGCCGACGAGCAGGCTCAGTTCGctgccaaggagaaggagcttgCCGCTCAGGCTTCTGCCTAA